TAATAAATATAGGAGTAGTTTATATTAATATATTTTTCCATAATTATTGACAGGCCTGTTATTCCGCTGGTAATAAGCCCGTTCGGTTTAAGTATATAATTAACGGAAAATGCTGTGACAAAACACCCTGCAATTAAATAAATAATATTACCAAGCAGGTTCATAATAACATTTCTTTTCATACATCCCCCAAGCCATATTTTGATAGCGATTACAATCGCAAGTAATTATACATCATTATCCTCTGTTCAACAACAGTAATATACTGCATAAGTTAAAAAACTTTTAGCACTTGCAATACCCAATTGTATTAACAAGAAACATTGTGCAGATAAAACATATTATATAGCAGGAGGGATGTAAATGAAAAATAACTGCTTTATGGCAGACATCAGCATGAAAAAATATGAACGCACATTCAGATATAACGATGTTGAAGTTCTGAAACTTACCATCAAGTACCCGGTTGTAAATATGATGTACAATCCTCACTCTGAGATAGTTATCAATAATCAAATATCAACGGACGTCAGAGAATATATGCGTTATGCCGGATATCTGTATAAGCAGGCCGTCAATTTTTATCATGATTCTAAAAAAAATGATTTTCCGTTTCATACTTATGAAGCCTATATGGAATACACAGTTACGTATAATGAGAACTGCTTTCTAAGCATGTATTATGACAAGTACGAATTTACGGGAGGCGCTCACGGAAACACTGTAAGAAGCTCGCATACCTGGGAACTATGCAGCAGTATGTTAATTGAGCTATGCAACTTATTCAGACCCGGCACAGATTACAAATATTTTCTTACTGACAAAATTATAGCACAGGCCGGACAAAATTTAAGACAAAACCCCGGCATTTACTTTGGCGAATACGAAAGCCTAATAGTCAAAAATTTCAATGAAAACAGTTTTTATCTGACACCAGAAGGACTGACATTATATTATCAACAATATGACATAGCTCCATATTCAACGGGAATTGTCCAATTTACAATTCCATATTCAGAAATTCAATGGTATCCGAGATGTTCATTTTAAAGTTTAGCTTAAAAAAACGGAGTCATGCTCCGTTTTTTATATCGTCTATAGACACTTCATTATACAAATTAGAGGAAAAAATGTTTGACGTGCTAGTCGGCAATTATTCTGAGAGGCATTTAATAAAAGTCTTATTTCTGCCGGCTTCTTTTGCTCTGTACAGCTGCTTGTCAGATTCTTCAAGCAGTTTTTCAAAAGAATTAATGTCTGAGGCTCTTCCCAGCACTCCGCCAACACTTATAGTCGTTATTTTTATTTCATCGTCAAAGATATAGTGCATCCCAAGTTTTTCAACTTCTTCTCTAATTAAATTTCCTAATTCTAAGGCTTGCTCACAATTTAAGCCTTTTGCAAAATAAACAAATTCTTCTCCGCCGTATCTTCCAAATATCTCTTTTTTAGCTTCCTTTATTTCATTAATGCACACGGCCACTTTCTTCAGGCATTCATCGCCCTTCGAATGCCCCCAGAAATCGTTATATCTCT
Above is a window of Sedimentibacter sp. MB35-C1 DNA encoding:
- a CDS encoding DUF3298 and DUF4163 domain-containing protein, whose translation is MKNNCFMADISMKKYERTFRYNDVEVLKLTIKYPVVNMMYNPHSEIVINNQISTDVREYMRYAGYLYKQAVNFYHDSKKNDFPFHTYEAYMEYTVTYNENCFLSMYYDKYEFTGGAHGNTVRSSHTWELCSSMLIELCNLFRPGTDYKYFLTDKIIAQAGQNLRQNPGIYFGEYESLIVKNFNENSFYLTPEGLTLYYQQYDIAPYSTGIVQFTIPYSEIQWYPRCSF